One segment of Pantoea sp. Lij88 DNA contains the following:
- the acnB gene encoding bifunctional aconitate hydratase 2/2-methylisocitrate dehydratase, with the protein MLEEYRKHVAERAAQGIVPKPLEASQMAALVELLKNPPAGEEEFLTDLLVNRVPPGVDEAAYVKAGFLAAVAKGEATSPLISPEKAVELLGTMQGGYNIHPLIEALDDSKLAPIAVKALSHTLLMFDNFYDVEEKAKAGNEYAKQVMQSWADAEWYLTRPELAEKITVTVFKVTGETNTDDLSPAQDAWSRPDIPLHALAMLKNAREGIEPDEAGNVGPIKQIEALKTKGFPLAYVGDVVGTGSSRKSATNSVLWFMGDDIPNVPNKKGGGVVLGSKIAPIFFNTMEDAGALPIEVDVNNLNMGDVIDIYPFKGEVRNHETNELLVSFELKTEVLIDEVRAGGRIPLIIGRGLTTKARESLGLPHSTVFRQAKDVAESTRGFSLAQKMVGRACGVTGVRPGAYCEPKMTSVGSQDTTGPMTRDELKDLACLGFSTDLVMQSFCHTAAYPKPVDVSTHHTLPDFIMNRGGVSLRPGDGIIHSWLNRMLLPDTVGTGGDSHTRFPIGISFPAGSGLVAFAAATGVMPLDMPESVLVRFKGKMEPGITLRDLVHAIPLYAIKQGLLTVEKKGKKNIFSGRILEIEGLPDLKVEQAFELSDASAERSAAGCTIKLDKAPIIEYLNSNIVLLKWMISEGYGDRRTLERRIEGMEKWLADPQLLEPDADAEYAAVIEIDLADIKEPILCAPNDPDDARLLSDVQGEKIDEVFIGSCMTNIGHFRAAGKLLDSHKGQLPTRLWVAPPTKMDAAQLTEEGYYSVFGKSGARIEIPGCSLCMGNQARVADGSTVVSTSTRNFPNRLGNGANVYLASAELAAVASLLGKLPTPDEYQQFMAQVDKTASDTYRYLNFDQLTQYTDKADGVIFQTAV; encoded by the coding sequence TAAGCCTTTAGAGGCTTCCCAGATGGCCGCGCTGGTTGAACTGCTGAAAAATCCACCTGCGGGTGAAGAAGAATTTCTGACCGATTTATTGGTCAACCGAGTCCCACCTGGCGTCGATGAAGCGGCGTATGTCAAAGCCGGTTTCCTGGCGGCTGTCGCCAAAGGCGAAGCAACCTCTCCTCTGATATCTCCTGAAAAAGCGGTTGAACTGCTCGGCACCATGCAGGGCGGTTACAATATTCATCCGCTGATTGAAGCACTGGACGATAGCAAGCTTGCCCCCATTGCGGTGAAAGCCCTTTCACACACGCTGCTGATGTTCGACAACTTCTATGATGTCGAAGAGAAAGCGAAAGCGGGTAATGAATACGCGAAGCAGGTCATGCAATCCTGGGCAGATGCGGAATGGTATCTGACACGCCCTGAACTGGCTGAGAAAATCACCGTCACGGTGTTCAAAGTCACAGGCGAAACCAACACCGACGACCTCTCTCCGGCCCAGGATGCCTGGTCACGTCCTGACATCCCACTGCACGCCCTGGCGATGCTGAAAAATGCCCGCGAAGGCATTGAGCCGGATGAGGCGGGCAATGTTGGCCCGATCAAACAGATCGAAGCACTGAAGACCAAAGGCTTCCCGCTGGCGTATGTCGGTGACGTAGTCGGAACCGGTTCTTCACGTAAATCCGCCACCAACTCGGTGCTGTGGTTTATGGGCGACGACATTCCGAACGTGCCGAATAAAAAAGGCGGCGGCGTGGTACTGGGCAGCAAAATTGCGCCAATCTTCTTCAACACCATGGAAGATGCGGGCGCACTGCCGATTGAAGTGGACGTCAACAACCTGAACATGGGCGATGTCATCGACATCTATCCGTTCAAAGGCGAAGTCCGCAACCACGAAACTAATGAACTGCTGGTCAGCTTCGAACTCAAAACCGAAGTGCTGATTGACGAAGTCCGTGCCGGTGGCCGTATTCCGCTGATCATCGGCCGTGGCCTGACCACCAAAGCGCGCGAGTCGCTGGGTCTGCCGCACAGCACCGTCTTCCGTCAGGCGAAAGATGTTGCTGAGAGCACCCGTGGTTTCTCACTGGCACAGAAAATGGTTGGCCGCGCCTGTGGCGTGACCGGTGTTCGTCCAGGTGCCTATTGCGAACCTAAGATGACCTCGGTTGGCTCGCAGGATACCACCGGCCCGATGACCCGTGATGAGCTGAAAGATCTGGCTTGCCTGGGCTTCTCGACCGACCTGGTGATGCAGTCCTTCTGTCACACCGCCGCGTATCCTAAGCCGGTGGATGTGAGCACGCACCACACGCTGCCAGACTTCATCATGAACCGTGGCGGTGTATCGCTGCGTCCGGGTGACGGCATTATCCACAGCTGGCTGAACCGTATGCTGCTGCCGGATACCGTTGGTACCGGTGGTGACTCCCATACCCGTTTCCCTATCGGCATCTCTTTCCCGGCGGGTTCAGGCCTGGTGGCGTTTGCGGCGGCGACGGGCGTTATGCCGCTCGACATGCCGGAATCGGTCCTGGTGCGCTTCAAAGGTAAGATGGAGCCAGGCATTACTCTGCGCGATCTGGTTCACGCCATTCCGCTGTATGCCATCAAACAGGGTCTGCTGACCGTTGAGAAGAAAGGTAAGAAAAACATCTTCTCTGGCCGTATCCTGGAGATCGAAGGTCTGCCGGATCTGAAAGTTGAGCAGGCGTTTGAGCTCTCCGATGCATCCGCAGAGCGTTCTGCTGCAGGCTGCACCATCAAGCTGGATAAAGCGCCGATTATCGAATACCTCAACTCCAACATCGTGCTGCTGAAGTGGATGATCTCAGAAGGCTACGGCGATCGTCGTACGCTGGAGCGCCGCATTGAAGGGATGGAAAAATGGCTGGCCGATCCACAGCTGCTTGAGCCGGATGCCGATGCTGAATATGCCGCCGTGATCGAAATCGATCTGGCTGACATTAAAGAGCCGATCCTCTGTGCGCCAAACGATCCGGACGATGCGCGTCTGCTCTCTGACGTGCAGGGCGAGAAGATCGATGAAGTGTTCATCGGTTCGTGCATGACCAACATTGGTCACTTCCGTGCTGCCGGTAAACTGCTGGATAGCCACAAAGGCCAGCTGCCAACCCGTCTGTGGGTGGCTCCGCCAACCAAGATGGATGCGGCACAGCTGACCGAAGAGGGCTACTACAGCGTATTCGGTAAAAGCGGTGCGCGTATCGAGATCCCGGGCTGTTCACTCTGCATGGGTAACCAGGCACGTGTGGCAGATGGTTCGACGGTGGTTTCTACCTCGACCCGTAACTTCCCGAACCGTCTGGGTAACGGCGCTAACGTCTACCTGGCGTCAGCGGAGCTGGCTGCGGTCGCGTCTCTGCTTGGCAAACTGCCAACGCCGGATGAGTATCAGCAATTTATGGCGCAGGTCGATAAAACGGCCAGCGACACCTATCGCTATCTCAACTTTGACCAGCTGACGCAGTACACCGACAAGGCTGATGGCGTGATTTTCCAGACTGCGGTCTGA